From Desulfuromonas soudanensis, the proteins below share one genomic window:
- the nhaA gene encoding Na+/H+ antiporter NhaA: MPFQLADLLRPFEDFFKRQASGGIVLFCAAALALILANSPLAPLYHHLWEAELTIGFDDFGLTQSLHHWINDGLMAVFFFVVGLEIKREFLAGELATPRKAALPIAAAIGGMLIPALVYHLIAPSGPPAQGWGIPMATDIAFALGIIALLGPAIPRSLAIFLTALAIVDDLGAVLIIAIFYSGPILPLALASAAVFFLLLTAGNRLGIRHPNYYALIGICLWIALLKSGIHASIAGVLIGATIPVRPRHDQENFLEKTGKLLERYTSLERVEGPFHQEERLGTLLALEHLCHDAMSPLQRMEHEMNNWVIFGVMPIFALANAGITLDFSELQVTLTSPVTLGVAAGLLLGKPAGILLFSWLAVRLRIADLPDGTHWGQILGIGLLGGIGFTMSLFITNLAFSLPSLAVEAKIGTFGASLLAGLAGYLLLAHFRRPPKR, from the coding sequence ATGCCTTTCCAGCTCGCCGACCTGCTGCGACCCTTCGAGGATTTTTTCAAACGCCAGGCCTCCGGGGGGATCGTTCTCTTTTGCGCGGCGGCCCTCGCCCTGATCTTGGCCAACTCCCCCCTTGCCCCCCTGTATCATCATCTCTGGGAGGCTGAGCTGACCATCGGTTTTGACGATTTCGGCCTCACCCAATCGCTGCACCACTGGATCAACGACGGACTGATGGCGGTCTTTTTCTTCGTCGTCGGCCTGGAGATCAAGCGTGAATTCCTCGCCGGGGAACTGGCGACCCCCCGCAAGGCGGCCCTCCCCATCGCCGCCGCCATCGGCGGGATGCTGATCCCGGCCCTGGTTTACCACCTGATCGCGCCGAGCGGCCCCCCGGCCCAGGGCTGGGGGATTCCCATGGCGACGGATATCGCCTTTGCCCTCGGGATCATTGCCCTGCTCGGCCCGGCCATCCCCCGCTCCCTGGCCATCTTTCTCACCGCGCTCGCCATCGTCGACGACCTCGGTGCCGTCCTGATTATCGCCATTTTTTACAGCGGCCCGATCCTCCCCCTCGCCCTGGCGAGTGCCGCGGTATTTTTCCTGTTGCTGACGGCAGGAAACCGCCTCGGCATCCGACACCCCAACTATTACGCCCTCATCGGCATCTGCCTGTGGATCGCTCTCCTCAAATCGGGGATTCACGCCTCCATCGCCGGGGTTTTGATCGGCGCCACGATACCGGTGCGCCCGCGTCACGACCAGGAGAATTTCCTCGAAAAGACCGGAAAACTGCTGGAACGCTACACCAGCCTGGAGCGGGTCGAAGGGCCCTTTCACCAGGAGGAACGGCTCGGCACCCTTCTGGCCCTGGAGCATCTCTGCCATGACGCCATGAGCCCCCTGCAGCGCATGGAACACGAGATGAACAACTGGGTCATCTTCGGTGTGATGCCGATCTTTGCCCTGGCAAACGCCGGAATCACCCTCGATTTTTCCGAACTGCAGGTGACCCTGACCAGCCCCGTCACCCTCGGGGTCGCAGCCGGACTCCTTCTCGGCAAACCCGCCGGGATCCTCCTTTTCTCCTGGCTCGCTGTGCGGCTGCGCATCGCCGATCTCCCCGACGGAACACACTGGGGACAAATCCTCGGCATCGGCCTCCTCGGCGGAATCGGCTTCACCATGTCCCTTTTTATCACCAACCTCGCCTTCTCCCTCCCCTCCCTGGCCGTCGAGGCCAAGATCGGCACCTTCGGCGCCTCCCTTCTTGCCGGACTGGCCGGCTACCTCCTTCTCGCTCACTTTCGGCGGCCACCGAAACGGTGA
- the ileS gene encoding isoleucine--tRNA ligase — translation MDYKETLNLPETDFPMRGNLPQREPETLKKWEAFELDRKIGAAGQGLPPYILHDGPPYANGHTHIGHALNKILKDIVLKSRRMQGFYAPYVPGWDCHGLPIELMVDKQLGSKKKEMTKSQIRKECRTYAQQWVDIQSAEFRRLGVLGDWEHPYLTMHPAYEAATARELARFAERGGLYKGKKPVHWCSSCVTALAEAEVEYADHTSPSIYVKFPFTGELPEELATLAGKPLFFVIWTTTPWTIPANLGICLNADLPYVAVETGGEVLVFAEGLHLQVLKTLGIDDFRVLATFDASLFEKKTCRHPLYERDSLIMLGGHVTLEAGTGCVHTAPGHGQDDYQVGLRYGLEIYNPVDDYGRFRQDVELFGGMKIDEGNGAVNDKLREVGALLKETKVSHSYPHCWRCKKPIIFRATEQWFISMDANDLRKKALEHINDVEWIPRWGRERIHGMIEKRPDWCVSRQRTWGVPITVFYCEKCGEALADGRIMHHVADLFTASGSDLWYEKEAAELLPSGTVCGACGGETFTKEMDILDVWFDSGVSHAAVLEQRDNLSSPADLYLEGSDQHRGWFHSSLLAAVGTRGIAPYKAVLTHGFVVDGAGKKMSKSTGNVVAPEEVIKKFGAEILRLWVAAQDYRDDIRISPEILQRLSDAYRRIRNTARYILGNLHGFDPETESVPDDDLLEIDRWALSRLEELVGRVERSYNEYEFHVLYHAVHNFCSVDMSAFYLDVLKDRLYTAPTKSVARRSAQTAIYRILDALTRLVAPVLSFTADEIWESLPGKREENVHLARFPRFETSLLDVELEARYARILAVRSDVSKALELARNEKLIGHSLDARVLVEAPAGEWRQLLEKYRDELATLFIVSQVELSENLGESVAGEEVPGLKIRIEKAQGEKCERCWTYATSVGESSEHPTICHRCRPALT, via the coding sequence ATGGATTACAAAGAGACCCTCAACCTGCCAGAAACCGACTTCCCCATGCGCGGCAATCTGCCCCAGCGCGAGCCGGAAACCCTCAAAAAATGGGAAGCCTTCGAGCTCGACCGCAAGATCGGCGCCGCCGGGCAGGGACTCCCCCCCTACATCCTCCACGACGGCCCCCCCTACGCCAACGGCCACACCCACATCGGTCACGCCCTCAACAAGATCCTCAAGGACATCGTCCTCAAGAGCCGGCGCATGCAGGGCTTCTACGCCCCCTATGTCCCGGGGTGGGACTGCCACGGCCTCCCCATCGAGCTGATGGTCGACAAACAGCTCGGGTCGAAGAAAAAGGAGATGACCAAGAGCCAGATCCGCAAGGAGTGCCGTACCTACGCCCAGCAGTGGGTCGACATCCAGAGCGCCGAATTCCGCCGCCTCGGCGTCCTCGGCGACTGGGAACACCCCTACCTGACGATGCACCCGGCCTACGAGGCGGCCACCGCCCGGGAGCTGGCCCGCTTCGCCGAGCGCGGCGGCCTCTACAAGGGGAAGAAGCCGGTCCACTGGTGCTCCTCCTGCGTCACCGCCCTGGCCGAGGCCGAAGTCGAATACGCCGACCACACCTCGCCGTCGATCTACGTCAAGTTCCCCTTCACCGGCGAACTGCCTGAGGAGCTGGCGACCCTCGCCGGTAAGCCCCTCTTCTTCGTCATCTGGACCACCACCCCCTGGACGATTCCGGCCAATCTCGGCATCTGCCTCAACGCCGACCTCCCCTATGTCGCCGTCGAGACCGGCGGCGAAGTGCTGGTTTTTGCCGAGGGGCTCCACCTCCAGGTCCTCAAAACGCTGGGGATCGACGACTTCCGGGTTCTGGCGACCTTCGACGCCTCACTCTTCGAGAAGAAGACCTGCCGCCACCCCCTCTACGAGCGCGATTCCCTGATCATGCTCGGCGGCCACGTCACCCTCGAGGCGGGAACCGGCTGCGTCCACACCGCCCCCGGGCACGGCCAGGACGACTACCAGGTCGGCCTCCGCTACGGCCTGGAGATCTACAACCCGGTGGACGACTACGGCCGTTTCCGTCAGGACGTGGAACTCTTCGGCGGCATGAAGATCGACGAAGGCAACGGCGCGGTCAACGACAAACTCCGCGAAGTCGGCGCCCTCCTCAAGGAGACGAAGGTTTCCCACAGCTACCCCCACTGCTGGCGCTGCAAGAAGCCGATCATCTTCCGCGCCACCGAACAGTGGTTCATCTCCATGGACGCCAACGACCTGCGCAAAAAAGCGCTGGAGCACATCAACGACGTGGAGTGGATCCCCCGCTGGGGGCGCGAACGCATCCACGGCATGATCGAGAAACGCCCCGACTGGTGCGTCAGCCGCCAGCGCACCTGGGGGGTGCCGATCACCGTCTTCTACTGTGAAAAGTGCGGCGAGGCCCTGGCCGACGGCAGAATCATGCATCACGTCGCCGATCTCTTCACCGCAAGCGGCAGCGACCTCTGGTACGAGAAGGAGGCCGCCGAGCTCCTCCCGTCCGGCACGGTCTGCGGCGCCTGCGGCGGGGAGACCTTCACCAAGGAGATGGACATCCTCGACGTCTGGTTCGACTCGGGAGTCTCCCACGCCGCCGTCCTCGAGCAGCGCGACAACCTCTCCTCCCCGGCCGATCTCTACCTCGAAGGGAGCGACCAGCACCGCGGCTGGTTTCACTCCAGCCTCCTGGCCGCCGTCGGCACCCGGGGGATCGCCCCCTACAAGGCGGTCCTCACCCACGGCTTCGTCGTCGACGGCGCCGGCAAGAAGATGTCCAAGAGCACGGGGAACGTCGTCGCCCCCGAAGAGGTCATCAAGAAGTTCGGCGCCGAGATCCTGCGCCTGTGGGTCGCCGCCCAGGACTACCGCGACGACATCCGCATCAGCCCGGAAATCCTCCAGCGCCTGTCGGATGCCTACCGCCGCATCCGCAACACCGCCCGCTATATCCTCGGCAACCTCCACGGCTTCGACCCGGAGACGGAGAGCGTCCCCGACGACGACCTCCTCGAGATCGACCGCTGGGCTCTCTCCCGCCTCGAGGAGCTGGTCGGGCGCGTCGAGCGCTCCTACAACGAGTACGAATTCCACGTTCTCTACCACGCGGTGCACAATTTCTGCAGCGTCGACATGAGCGCCTTCTACCTCGACGTCCTCAAGGACCGCCTCTACACCGCTCCGACCAAAAGCGTGGCCCGGCGCAGCGCCCAGACCGCCATCTACCGGATCCTCGACGCCCTGACCCGCCTGGTGGCGCCGGTCCTCTCCTTCACCGCCGACGAGATCTGGGAGAGCCTCCCCGGAAAACGCGAGGAGAACGTCCACCTCGCCCGTTTTCCCCGCTTCGAAACGAGCCTCCTCGACGTCGAGCTCGAAGCCCGCTACGCAAGGATTCTCGCCGTGCGCTCCGACGTCTCCAAGGCCCTGGAACTGGCCCGGAACGAGAAGCTCATCGGCCACTCCCTCGACGCCCGGGTCCTGGTCGAGGCCCCCGCCGGCGAGTGGCGCCAGCTGCTGGAGAAATACCGCGACGAGCTCGCCACCCTCTTCATCGTCTCCCAGGTGGAACTCTCCGAGAACCTCGGCGAGAGCGTCGCCGGCGAAGAGGTCCCGGGCTTAAAGATCCGGATCGAAAAGGCTCAAGGGGAAAAATGCGAGCGCTGCTGGACCTACGCCACCAGCGTCGGCGAGAGCAGCGAGCACCCCACCATCTGTCATCGCTGCCGTCCGGCCCTGACCTGA
- the lspA gene encoding signal peptidase II produces the protein MNPGAAVSRYKLLGLVSAVILVVDQATKLYIDSRFLLHESVQVVENFFHITYVRNKGAAFGILSDSPLRIPFFITVALVAALGILWYLSRTRADQRLLHFALALVFSGAVGNLIDRIRLGEVIDFLDVHWYRHHWPAFNVADSAITVGVALMLLDMWQEERKSKNEQKESK, from the coding sequence ATGAATCCTGGAGCTGCCGTGTCGCGCTACAAACTTTTAGGCCTCGTAAGTGCCGTGATCCTGGTCGTCGATCAGGCGACCAAGCTCTACATCGACAGCCGTTTCCTCCTCCATGAATCGGTGCAGGTCGTGGAGAACTTTTTCCACATCACCTACGTGCGCAACAAGGGGGCGGCCTTCGGCATCCTCTCGGACAGCCCGCTGCGCATCCCCTTTTTCATCACCGTGGCCCTGGTCGCCGCCCTCGGCATCCTCTGGTACCTGAGCCGCACCCGCGCCGACCAGCGCCTCCTGCACTTCGCCCTCGCCCTGGTCTTCTCCGGCGCCGTCGGCAACCTCATCGACCGCATCCGCCTCGGCGAGGTCATCGACTTTCTCGACGTCCACTGGTACCGGCATCACTGGCCGGCCTTCAACGTCGCCGACTCGGCCATCACCGTCGGCGTCGCCCTGATGCTCCTCGACATGTGGCAGGAAGAACGCAAGTCAAAAAATGAACAAAAAGAGTCCAAATAA
- a CDS encoding GspE/PulE family protein encodes MPPRKRIGDILLEEGFITDEQLQIALQEQKKTGELLGSVLFGLGFISQKDLFKVLSATQQVSKNVPGQEGPSQDLPDEIDFLVQQSNILFQRSSDLHKTELDSPHSPLVNLVEKILINGIRRGATDVHINPDMKGVRVRYRVDGVLHHGMFLPGKLLNPIVSRFKVLGHMNIAETRIPQDGSAEFLYKNHGLDLRISSFPVLGGENIVVRILDKTQVLVGVESLGFLEEDIERITDSLSLPYGMILVTGPTGSGKTTTLYSFLSMINSVNKNIFTIEDPVEYQLPLARQAQINIKAGLTFAAGLRSILRQDPDIILVGEMRDGETSELAVRAALTGHLVFSTLHTNDAASSIARMVDMGIDPFLVSSTLDTIVAQRLVRLLCPQCKEALPNDDPAYRAADADPALQTLYRPQGCRACDNAGFKGRTVIYEILKVNQQIREMINVRASIDDIKREAMKNGFRGMNEVGLKKVHLGLTTLEEVRSVSRSVF; translated from the coding sequence ATGCCCCCTCGCAAACGCATAGGCGACATCCTCCTCGAAGAAGGCTTCATCACCGACGAGCAGCTGCAGATCGCCCTGCAGGAGCAGAAGAAGACCGGCGAACTCCTCGGTTCGGTCCTCTTCGGCCTCGGCTTCATCAGCCAGAAGGACCTGTTCAAGGTCCTCTCCGCCACCCAGCAGGTGAGCAAGAACGTTCCGGGGCAGGAGGGGCCCTCCCAGGACCTTCCCGACGAGATCGACTTCCTTGTCCAGCAGAGCAATATCCTCTTTCAGCGGAGCAGCGACCTCCACAAGACCGAACTCGACTCCCCCCACTCCCCCCTGGTCAATCTGGTGGAGAAGATCCTCATCAACGGCATCCGCCGCGGCGCCACCGATGTCCACATCAACCCCGACATGAAGGGGGTCCGGGTGCGTTACCGCGTCGACGGCGTCCTGCACCACGGGATGTTCCTCCCCGGCAAGCTCCTCAACCCCATCGTCTCGCGTTTCAAGGTTCTCGGCCACATGAACATCGCCGAAACCCGCATCCCCCAGGACGGCAGCGCCGAATTCCTCTACAAGAACCACGGCCTCGACCTGCGCATCTCCTCCTTTCCCGTCCTCGGCGGCGAGAACATCGTCGTGAGGATCCTCGACAAGACCCAGGTCCTGGTCGGAGTCGAGTCCCTCGGCTTTCTCGAAGAGGACATCGAGAGAATCACCGACTCCCTGAGCCTCCCCTACGGGATGATCCTGGTCACCGGCCCGACCGGCTCGGGGAAGACCACGACCCTCTATTCCTTTTTGTCGATGATCAACAGCGTCAACAAAAACATCTTCACCATCGAGGACCCCGTCGAGTACCAGCTCCCCCTGGCGCGGCAGGCCCAGATCAATATCAAGGCCGGACTCACCTTCGCCGCCGGACTGCGCTCCATCCTCCGCCAGGACCCCGACATCATCCTCGTCGGCGAGATGCGCGACGGCGAAACCTCGGAACTAGCGGTGCGCGCCGCTCTCACCGGGCATCTGGTCTTCAGCACCCTGCACACCAACGATGCCGCCTCGAGCATCGCCCGGATGGTCGACATGGGGATCGACCCCTTCCTCGTCTCCTCGACCCTCGACACCATCGTCGCCCAGCGACTGGTCCGGCTCCTCTGCCCCCAGTGCAAGGAAGCCCTCCCGAATGACGATCCGGCCTACCGCGCCGCCGATGCCGATCCGGCCCTCCAGACCCTCTATCGCCCCCAGGGGTGCCGCGCCTGCGATAACGCCGGCTTCAAGGGGCGGACGGTGATCTATGAGATCCTCAAGGTCAACCAGCAGATCCGGGAGATGATCAACGTCCGGGCCAGTATCGACGACATCAAGCGCGAAGCGATGAAGAACGGCTTCCGCGGCATGAACGAGGTCGGCCTGAAGAAGGTTCATCTCGGCCTGACCACCCTCGAAGAGGTGCGCAGCGTCTCCAGGTCGGTGTTCTGA
- a CDS encoding prepilin-type N-terminal cleavage/methylation domain-containing protein, with protein MKNRGFTLIEIIVAMAILSIMAGTLVPMLYKTWESNEIAVTRGRMLELKKAMVGDRTLVQQGIRTHYGFVGDNGVLPAGIDDLLTAPAGWVNWNGPYLGGFDPDTYKSDAWGNGIAYARHNPTLAVSGMSVTATLRSAGPDRTFGTGDDIDENSDLSLQVLEAEVWPTATVQGNLSYTFTAATSEVTPSYGADILASYHDGAGTATTVTGCIPLAVGPVQPGVPKNVGQSFEKNFGIELPVGRVVLRSRLFSDAACTTLAAETNDMAIFVSDGLSKISVNPPTLYYPIPEP; from the coding sequence ATGAAAAACAGGGGATTCACACTCATCGAAATTATCGTCGCCATGGCCATCCTCTCCATCATGGCCGGGACTCTGGTGCCCATGTTGTACAAGACCTGGGAAAGCAACGAGATCGCCGTGACGCGGGGACGGATGCTCGAGCTGAAAAAGGCCATGGTCGGCGACCGGACCCTCGTCCAGCAGGGGATCCGCACCCACTACGGCTTCGTCGGCGACAACGGCGTCCTCCCGGCCGGCATCGACGATCTTCTCACCGCGCCGGCGGGCTGGGTCAACTGGAACGGCCCCTACCTCGGCGGCTTCGACCCGGACACCTACAAAAGCGACGCCTGGGGAAACGGCATCGCCTACGCCCGGCACAATCCGACCCTGGCCGTCTCGGGGATGAGCGTTACCGCCACCTTGCGTAGCGCCGGGCCCGACCGCACCTTCGGCACCGGCGACGACATCGACGAGAACAGCGACCTCTCGCTGCAGGTCCTCGAGGCGGAAGTCTGGCCGACGGCGACGGTGCAGGGGAACCTGAGCTACACCTTTACCGCCGCCACCAGCGAAGTGACGCCCAGCTACGGGGCCGATATTCTCGCCAGCTACCACGACGGAGCTGGGACGGCAACAACGGTCACCGGGTGCATCCCCCTCGCCGTCGGCCCGGTGCAGCCCGGCGTTCCGAAAAACGTCGGCCAGTCCTTCGAAAAAAACTTCGGCATCGAACTCCCCGTGGGACGAGTGGTGCTGCGCAGCCGCCTTTTTTCCGACGCCGCCTGCACGACCCTGGCGGCAGAAACCAACGACATGGCGATCTTCGTCAGCGACGGCCTGAGCAAAATCTCCGTCAATCCGCCGACGCTCTATTACCCCATTCCTGAGCCATAG
- a CDS encoding type II secretion system F family protein, which yields MALYSYRAIDLSSTVQIGKLAAQSESALEKALGMQGLTLIDAEKCWSFNLARLGQGRYTESDLLDLTYLLRLVVISGISLVSGLQDVISGGGKKKLIPAFRSLSSAVESGMPLSEAMAERADIFPYYYLQMIRAGEISGTLEHSLEYLMSYLEWQVEFKKSTRSLLVYPSVVLSFMGVLATILFVFVFPALLKVLSGLKTDLPLPTRIVMGISNFAQNYFLLILVLLIVGAFAYRMLVKIPPIRLGVDRIFLRLPLIGDLAKKINLSRYFKTLATLQASGLDIQASFSTAAAVVNNRELQARLARVTEAILGGGSISQALIDTRAVPGLVISMVSLGEKTGNLDSALSRASDIFDKEVRETVKRLFAAMEPMIVVLLGAMMLVVLLSIFLPIYGIVGSIRVR from the coding sequence ATGGCACTCTATTCCTACCGGGCCATCGACCTGAGCTCCACCGTTCAGATCGGCAAACTGGCGGCGCAGAGCGAATCCGCCCTGGAAAAAGCCCTGGGGATGCAGGGGCTCACCCTCATCGACGCCGAAAAATGCTGGTCTTTCAACCTCGCCCGTCTCGGCCAGGGGCGTTATACGGAGTCCGACCTCCTCGACCTCACCTACCTGCTGCGCCTGGTGGTCATCTCGGGAATTTCCCTGGTGTCCGGACTGCAGGACGTCATCTCCGGCGGAGGGAAGAAAAAACTGATCCCGGCCTTCCGTTCCCTGAGCAGCGCGGTGGAGTCGGGGATGCCCCTCTCCGAGGCCATGGCCGAGCGCGCCGACATCTTCCCCTACTATTACCTGCAGATGATCCGCGCCGGGGAGATCTCCGGCACCCTCGAGCACAGCCTGGAGTACCTGATGAGCTATCTGGAGTGGCAGGTCGAGTTCAAGAAATCGACCCGCTCCCTCCTCGTCTACCCCTCGGTGGTCCTCTCCTTCATGGGGGTTCTCGCCACGATCCTCTTCGTCTTCGTCTTCCCGGCCCTGTTGAAGGTCCTCTCCGGCCTCAAGACCGACCTGCCGCTGCCGACCCGTATCGTCATGGGAATCTCGAATTTTGCCCAGAACTACTTTCTCCTGATTCTGGTCCTGCTCATCGTCGGCGCCTTTGCCTACCGGATGCTGGTGAAAATTCCGCCGATCCGCCTCGGGGTCGACCGTATCTTCCTCCGCCTCCCCCTCATCGGCGACCTGGCGAAAAAGATCAATCTTTCGCGCTACTTCAAGACGCTGGCCACCCTGCAGGCCTCGGGACTCGACATCCAGGCGTCCTTCTCCACCGCCGCCGCGGTCGTCAACAACAGGGAACTCCAGGCGCGGCTGGCCAGGGTCACCGAGGCGATTCTCGGCGGCGGCTCGATTTCCCAGGCCCTCATCGATACCCGTGCGGTACCCGGCCTGGTGATCAGCATGGTCTCTCTGGGGGAGAAGACCGGCAACCTCGACAGCGCCCTTTCCCGGGCCAGCGACATTTTCGACAAGGAGGTCAGGGAGACGGTCAAGCGCCTCTTTGCCGCCATGGAGCCGATGATCGTCGTCCTTCTCGGAGCCATGATGCTGGTCGTCCTCCTTTCCATTTTCCTTCCCATCTACGGGATCGTCGGGAGCATCAGAGTGCGATGA
- a CDS encoding NADP-dependent glyceraldehyde-3-phosphate dehydrogenase, translated as MSPSTERSPIRFPAASEIPASHRLPPDLLQDEYLVDGQLRRWDGPFGEAFSPVLLKSAEGLLPHRLGRFPLLDAAAARSALDAAKKAYGQGRGRWPTMGVSERIAHVADFLARFRACRDEVVRLLMWEVGKSLTDSRKEFDRTAAYIVDTIEALKDLDRDSSRLVIREGVIGQTRRGPLGVVLCMGPFNYPLNETFTTLIPALIMGNTVVFKPPRLGVMLYQPLLKAFRDAFPPGVVNTVCGEGRTVVGPLMASGDIDVLAFIGSSQAADALKKAHPAPHRLRGVLGMGAKNPAIVLADADLELTVRECILGSLSFNGQRCTAIKIIFVQRPLLPAFLEAFGKAVAALHAGMPWEEGVFITPLPEPNKPAYLAELVADAEGLGARVINPGGGEICGSYFAPAVLSPVDSRMRLYHEEQFGPVVPIVPFDDIEEAIRYVVESNFGQQLSLFGSNPQTLSQLIDPLVNQVCRLNLNSQCQRGPDTFPFTGRKGSAEGTLSVSDALRAFSIRTLVAAKDEELNRELIRRITREGNSKFLSTDFLL; from the coding sequence ATGTCGCCGAGCACCGAGAGATCCCCGATCCGCTTCCCCGCAGCTTCCGAGATCCCCGCCTCCCATCGCCTCCCCCCCGATCTGCTGCAGGACGAGTACCTGGTCGACGGTCAGCTTCGTCGCTGGGACGGCCCCTTCGGCGAAGCCTTCTCGCCAGTCCTGCTGAAGTCCGCCGAGGGGCTGCTGCCCCATCGTCTCGGCCGTTTTCCCCTCCTCGACGCCGCAGCGGCCCGGTCGGCCCTCGATGCGGCGAAAAAAGCCTACGGCCAGGGGCGGGGGCGCTGGCCGACCATGGGCGTTTCCGAGCGCATCGCCCATGTCGCCGATTTCCTCGCCCGTTTCCGCGCCTGCCGCGACGAGGTCGTCCGGCTCTTGATGTGGGAGGTCGGCAAGAGCCTGACCGATTCCCGGAAGGAATTCGACCGCACGGCGGCCTACATCGTCGATACCATCGAGGCCCTCAAGGATCTCGACCGCGACTCCTCCCGGCTGGTCATCCGCGAGGGGGTGATCGGCCAGACCCGCCGCGGCCCCCTCGGGGTGGTCCTCTGCATGGGCCCCTTCAACTACCCCCTCAACGAGACGTTCACCACCCTCATCCCGGCGCTGATCATGGGCAATACGGTCGTCTTCAAGCCGCCGCGCCTCGGCGTCATGCTCTACCAGCCGCTGCTGAAAGCGTTTCGCGACGCCTTCCCGCCGGGGGTGGTGAACACGGTTTGCGGCGAGGGGCGAACGGTGGTCGGACCGCTGATGGCCTCGGGGGACATCGACGTGCTCGCCTTCATCGGCTCGAGCCAGGCCGCCGATGCCCTGAAAAAGGCCCATCCGGCGCCGCACCGGCTGCGCGGCGTCCTCGGCATGGGGGCGAAGAACCCGGCCATCGTCCTGGCCGACGCCGACCTTGAACTGACGGTGCGCGAGTGCATCCTCGGCAGCCTCTCCTTCAACGGCCAGCGCTGCACGGCGATCAAGATCATCTTCGTTCAGCGCCCGCTCCTGCCGGCCTTTCTCGAGGCCTTCGGAAAAGCCGTCGCGGCGCTGCACGCCGGCATGCCCTGGGAGGAGGGGGTCTTCATCACCCCGCTTCCGGAGCCGAACAAACCGGCGTATCTGGCGGAGCTGGTGGCCGACGCCGAGGGGCTGGGGGCCAGGGTGATCAATCCCGGCGGCGGCGAGATCTGCGGGAGTTACTTCGCCCCGGCCGTTTTATCCCCCGTCGATTCGCGGATGCGCCTCTACCATGAGGAACAGTTCGGCCCGGTCGTCCCCATCGTCCCCTTCGACGATATTGAGGAAGCGATCCGTTACGTCGTCGAATCCAACTTCGGCCAGCAGCTCAGTCTCTTCGGCAGCAATCCGCAAACTCTCTCGCAGCTCATCGACCCCCTGGTCAACCAGGTCTGTCGCCTCAACCTCAACAGCCAGTGCCAGCGCGGCCCCGACACCTTCCCCTTCACCGGGCGCAAGGGGTCGGCGGAGGGGACCCTGTCGGTCAGCGACGCCCTGCGCGCCTTCTCCATCCGCACCCTGGTGGCTGCCAAGGATGAGGAGCTCAACCGGGAATTGATCCGACGGATCACTCGGGAGGGGAATTCCAAGTTCCTGTCCACCGACTTTCTGCTCTGA
- a CDS encoding endonuclease III domain-containing protein: MKNKLYDIFHRLAAHFGPLHWWPAETPFEVVIGAFLTQNTAWRNVEQAIANLRQASALEPASLLALPRGLLETLIRPAGFFRQKAENLQSFAEILCHRYGGDLAALLAGDLDGVRGALLSLRGVGPETADAILLYAGKRPSFVVDAYTRRLFTRLGLLKGSEGYEAIRTLFMDNLPHEVDLFNEYHALIVEECKTFCRKGAPSCPPCPLLACCPYGQSAVAL, translated from the coding sequence ATGAAAAACAAACTCTACGACATTTTCCACCGCCTCGCCGCCCACTTCGGCCCCCTGCACTGGTGGCCCGCCGAAACCCCCTTCGAGGTGGTCATCGGCGCTTTTTTGACCCAGAACACCGCCTGGCGCAACGTCGAACAGGCCATCGCCAACCTGCGTCAGGCCTCCGCCCTGGAGCCAGCTTCTCTCCTCGCCCTCCCCCGCGGCCTCCTCGAGACGCTGATCCGCCCCGCCGGCTTCTTCCGCCAGAAGGCCGAGAACCTCCAGTCCTTCGCGGAAATCCTCTGCCACCGTTACGGCGGCGATCTCGCCGCCCTGCTCGCCGGCGACCTGGACGGGGTGCGCGGCGCGCTCCTTTCCCTCCGGGGGGTCGGGCCGGAGACCGCCGACGCCATCCTCCTCTATGCCGGAAAGCGCCCCTCCTTCGTCGTCGACGCCTACACCCGCCGTCTCTTCACCCGCCTCGGTCTGCTCAAGGGAAGCGAGGGGTACGAGGCGATCCGGACCCTTTTCATGGACAACCTCCCCCACGAGGTCGATCTCTTCAACGAGTACCACGCCCTGATCGTCGAGGAGTGCAAGACCTTCTGCCGCAAGGGCGCCCCCTCCTGCCCTCCCTGCCCCCTCCTGGCCTGCTGCCCTTACGGCCAGTCCGCCGTCGCTCTTTAA
- a CDS encoding entericidin A/B family lipoprotein, whose amino-acid sequence MYRSIALVIILCFFFLTGCQTFKGLGKDVQKAGKWVEKTAEKSQ is encoded by the coding sequence ATGTATCGCTCAATCGCCCTGGTGATCATTCTGTGCTTTTTCTTTTTGACCGGCTGTCAAACCTTCAAAGGCCTCGGCAAGGATGTCCAGAAAGCCGGGAAGTGGGTGGAAAAAACGGCCGAAAAAAGCCAGTAG